The following are encoded together in the Coffea arabica cultivar ET-39 chromosome 1c, Coffea Arabica ET-39 HiFi, whole genome shotgun sequence genome:
- the LOC113741075 gene encoding uncharacterized protein → MAPSKKGPRKVVGPMSGAHIESTNSLNPALQSSSQSYQTCPSHYSKPPAHKFIGAMPGIRIDPTSSSNSVSRPNCQAKSHDSNSNSNSASSFIAASQFNSKANSHQLNSKADSQLNSHPNSHIGQGFHSQPLVDHREQPDFFDNNDSEVGSGSSYDSEDIEDVFDGTFDDDDSSEEGDNSGRGLARRSAGWGGGKKLELVWNARGQVIGPNATQYISQVGILVKDGNKLPLTYTDWRAMPEGSKERFWEDIKRNTNIVDTCKKVQMIRVSKLWRNWKSKVKSMYFTPYRRHRSWLLAHCPARVEEDQWPILVDYWSSEDVKKQSKINSKNRKKQKMPHRTGRKDHVNLREELRIKTGKEPSKLDVFIHSRQGKQMDELTSQTIATMNEEIQKLPETSRDDNFVKDILYENILGPEKPGRLRTYGVGATPKDVYRMSDNMNDGQKKAFEDAVNEKVEIIRGELREEMNSKLADFKEELIAQFEARMRASTCDLASLQRREMNAAKQSQISDSLEVGDRMNREVGTNDAEINKCEMNKKVSSIADILENHHTKKKRSRTTCKRLA, encoded by the exons ATGGCACCAAGTAAGAAGGGGCCCCGCAAAGTTGTTGGGCCAATGTCCGGAGCGCATATTGAGTCCACTAATAGTTTGAACCCTGCACTACAGTCAAGCTCTCAATCTTATCAGACTTGCCCCAGTCATTATTCAAAGCCTCCAGCACATAAATTCATTGGGGCAATGCCTGGAATACGCATAGACCCTACATCTAGCTCAAACTCTGTTTCTCGACCTAATTGTCAAGCGAAATCACATGACTccaattcaaattcaaactcaGCTTCTAGCTTTATTGCTGCTTCTCAGTTCAACTCTAAAGCCAATTCACATCAGTTGAACTCCAAGGCTGATTCTCAACTAAATTCCCATCCTAATTCACATATCGGTCAAGGCTTTCATTCTCAACCACTAGTAGACCATCGTGAGCAACCAGATTTCTTTGATAACAATGATTCTGAAGTTGGATCAGGTTCTTCATATGATTCAGAAGACATAGAGGATGTCTTTGATGGTActtttgatgatgatgattctaGTGAAGAAG GAGACAATAGTGGTAGAGGACTAGCCAGACGAAGTGCTGGTTGGGGTGGTGGAAAGAAATTGGAGTTAGTTTGGAATGCACGGGGCCAAGTAATTGGTCCTAATGCTACACAGTATATAAGTCAAGTAGGAATCTTAGTAAAGGATGGTAATAAATTACCACTCACGTACACAGATTGGAGGGCCATGCCTGAAGGATCTAAGGAGAGATTTTGGGAAGATATTAAG AGAAATACAAATATTGTTGATACATGCAAGAAAGTACAAATGATAAGGGTCAGCAAATTGTGGAGAAATTGGAAATCAAAAGTCAAGAGCATGTATTTCACTCCTTATAGGAGGCACAGGTCATGGCTATTAGCACACTGTCCTGCAAGAGTTGAGGAGGATCAATGGCCTATTTTGGTTGATTATTGGAGCTCAGAAGATGTCAAG AAGCAAAGCAAGATTAATAGCAAGAAtcgaaaaaaacaaaagatgccACATCGAACAGGGCGAAAAGATCATGTGAACCTCAGGGAAGAG CTTCGGATTAAAACTGGAAAAGAGCCTTCGAAACTAGACGTTTTTATTCATTCAagacaaggaaaacaaatggatgagttGACTTCACAAACAATT GCAACTATGAATGAGGAAATACAAAAACTGCCAGAGACATCCAGGGATgataattttgtgaaagatATACTCTATGAAAATATTCTTGGACCTGAAAAACCAGGTCGTCTTCGAACTTATGGGGTAGGTGCGACTCCAAAAGACGTGTATAGGATGTCAGATAACATGAATGATGGACAAAAGAAAGCATTTGAGGATGCAGTGAATGAGAAAGTGGAAATCATACGTGGTGAACTACGAGAAGAAATGAATTCGAAATTGGCAGATTTTAAGGAGGAGTTGATTGCTCAATTTGAAGCAAGAATG AGGGCATCCACATGTGACTTGGCATCACtccaaagaagagaaatgaaTGCAGCAAAACAATCTCAAATTTCGGACTCATTAGAG GTTGGTGATAGAATGAACAGGGAAGTTGGAACAAATGATGCTGAAATAAACAAGtgtgaaatgaataaaaaagtTTCTTCAATTGCTGATATTCTTGAG AACCATCatacaaagaagaaaaggagcagGACTACTTGCAAACGACTTGCTTGA